The segment ATGAATGAAGACACCGCCAGGTTAATGATAAGGCTTACAGATGCCCCTGGAGATTTTGAGTCAGTTCTTATAGAAGTAAAAGATGTTAGAATAAAACGCGATGCCTCAGCTGGAGAAGAGGAAGGATGGGTAAGCCTTCCAGGTGTTAAAACAGGAATATATGACCTTCTTGAACTTACCGGAGGTATAACTGAGCTTTTAGCCGATGCTGAAGTACCTGCTGGACCCCTTACTCAAATCAGGTTGGTATTAGGTGAAAACAATACAGTTGTTATTGATGGTGAAAGCCAGGCTCTAAGTACACCAAGTGCGCAACAATCTGGGTTAAAGCTTCAGGTGAATGAAACTCTTGAAGCAGGTGAAGAATATGAATTTCTGTTAGATTTTAATGTAGACCAATCTATAGTGTCTGCAGGATCTGCTGGAGGATATTCTCTTAAACCAGTAATTAGAGTGACTACTATGGAAGCTACCGGAACAATTATGGGAGAGATACAGCCATCGTTAACTCAAAGTGTAGTGAAAGCTAAAAATGCTACTAATGAGATTTCTGCTTATACAGATGCTAACGGTACTTTTTCTTTAAACGGAGTTCCTGCAGGAACCTACCAAATTACTGTTACTCCTGATGCTACTACAGGTTATGAGGCAAAAACTCTTAATAATATTGTGGTAACTTCCGGGCAAACGACAGATCTTGAAACTATCTTTTTTGAATAAAAATGTTTAAGTAAAATTAAAAGGTCGCTTCGGCGGCCTTTTTTATTTTAGAGCTTTTTCTATTCTTTGCCAATATTTTTCTATTTGCTTCGTTGGTAATTTGTGAATATCTTCACGTATTTTAAAATAAATATTTATGATAGAAAACAACGCTTCTATAGACATATCCAGCCTGAATGAGAAAATTGAAAGGGAGAGCGCTTTTGTAGACCTGCTTATCAATGAAATTAACAAGGTGATTGTGGGTCAAAAGACAATGGTAGAACGTCTGTTAATAGGTTTGTTGGGTCAGGGTCACATCCTGTTGGAAGGGGTTCCCGGTCTTGCAAAGACACTTGCAATAAATACTTTGTCTCAAGCTGTTCACGGTAGCTTCAGCAGAATTCAGTTTACGCCAGACCTTTTACCCGCAGATGTCGTGGGTACGATGATCTACAATATGAAGCTCAATGACTTCAGTATAAAGAAAGGTCCTATTTTTGCCAATTTCGTACTTGCCGATGAGATCAACCGGGCACCCGCAAAAGTCCAGTCGGCACTTCTGGAGGCGATGCAGGAAAAACAGGTAACCATAGGGGATGAAACTTTTAAGCTCGACTTAGCCGTTCCTGGTTATGGCGACTCAAAACCCGGTGGAGCAGGAAGGAACATATCCTTTGCCAGAAGCTCAGGTTGACCGTTTTATGCTGAAAACTGTTATTAAATATCCTCAAATGGCCGACGAACAATTAATTGTAAGGGCAAATTTGAGAGGTGGATTTGAAAAGGTAAACCAGGTAGTGACACTTGAGCAGATTGCACGGGCGCAGGCAGCAGTACGGGAGGTATACATGGATGAAAAGATTGAAAAATACATTCTTGATATAGTATTTGCAACACGTACGCCAGATAAATATAAACTTTCTGATCTGGCTCCATTAATTAATTTTGGTGCTTCACCAAGAGGAAGTATTAATCTTGCAACCGCAGCAAAATGTTACGCATTTATTAAGAGAAGGGGATATGTTATTCCTGAGGATGTACGGGCAGTAGTATATGACGTATTGCGACACAGGATTGGACTTACTTATGAGGCCGAGGCTGAAAATATTACTTCTGAAGATATTATAAGTAAAATCATAAACGAAGTAGAAGTCCCATAGAATCCTTTGTACCCCGAAAAGAAACATCTCCGATTAAAAAAATCACCACAAGTTTTTCTGAAATGAAAAATTAAAATTGCGAAGACCTCATAAATTTCTCTGCTTTTGAGAGAGGATTAGCGAGGGAGCTTAATATGGATACTAAAGAGCTACTTAAGAAGGTTAGGAAAATTGAGATCAAAACCAGGCGTCTCAGTAATAATATATTTGGAGGAGAATATCATTCCAGCTTCAAAGGCCGTGGTATGACTTTTAGTGAAGTTCGGGAATATCAATTTGGGGATGATGTACGAAATATAGACTGGAATGTCACTGCCCGCTATAATGAACCTTTTGTAAAGGTGTTTGAAGAGGAAAGGGAGCTCACGATGATGCTCGTGGTAGATGTATCAGGATCTGAATTATTTGGTTCAAGAGAACAATTTAAAAAAGAAGTTATAACTGAAATTGCAGCTACTCTCGCTTTTTCTGCAACTCAAAATAACGATAAAATCGGTCTTTTGCTTTTTTCAGATCAAATGGAATTGTTTATTCCTCCAAAAAAGGGAAGGTCCCACGTTTTGAGGATCATACGTGAATTACTGGAATTTAAGCCAAAAGGGAAAGATACTAATCTCGCTGAAGCTTTAAAATATGTTTCCAACGTAATTAAGAAAAAGGCTATCATCTTTGTGCTTTCAGATTTCCTGGTGGATGATTACCGTCAAACTTTAAAGATCATCAGTGGAAAACACGATGTGACGGGAATTAGAGTTTATGACGAACGAGAAGAAAGTATTCCAAATGTGGGTCTGGTACAAATGTTGGACAGGGAATCTGGTGAACTTATAATGGTGAATACAGGCTCCAAATCTGTAAGAAGATCTTATGAAGCTTATTTTAAGGAGAGGGAAGATTACTTTAGGGAAAGTTTTTCTAAAAGTGGAGCAGGAATGTTGAGTACACGCGTGGGAGAGAGCTACGTGAAGAAATTATTGGGTTATTTTAAAACAAGAGGATAAGATAGTATAATGAAAAACAGTTTTATAAGGTACAGTGCTATTTTTTATATACTTATTCTGCCTTTCTCTGTGATCTTTAGAAGGGACTACACCCGGTCCAGCTAGCTTTTCTTATTTGCTCTGTCGTTCCTATTTTGTTTTGCTGCTTATTCCCAGGATGCAAAAGTTGAAGCAAACATTGATACTACAGCAATTAAAATTGGGGAGCAAATTTCCTATAAGATTAGCGTAGAAACAAATCCTTCCAGTCTTGTGGTTTTTCCTGAAGGCGAAACCTTTAATCCTATGGAAGTTGTAGAGTCTTTGGCAGCAGATACTTCCAGACAGGACAACGGGTACAGGCTTATCAAAGAATATTTACTTACACAATTCGATTCAGGGAGTTACACTATTCCATCCCAGCGGGTACTTATTAATGAAAATCCGTTTTATACAGATTCTCTTCTGGTTGAAGTTAATGATGTTGTTGTAGATACCACCAAACAAAAGATGTATGCTATAAAACCTGCGATGGAAGTACCCTCAGGTTTTTCATTTTTTCCGTGGATCTGGATAATCCTTGCAGTATTAGTCCTTGCTGCCCTGGTATTTTTCTTGCTACGCAGGAGGAAAAAGAGGCAGGAAGCAGCCAAACAATTACCGCCATATGAGCGGGCGCTGTTTGAACTTCAACAACTGGATGAATCCCACCTACTCGAGAACAGGCAAACCAAAGAATATTATTCTAAATTAACTGAAGCCGTGCGAAGGTATATTGAGGATGAGGTGCATTTAAGGGCAATGGAGAGCACCACTTCTGAACTTATTCTGGAACTTGAAGAAAAAATGAAAAGCGGTGAATTAAAACTTAGCCGCCAGACCATAGATGATCTTAAAATCATTTTACAACGGGCAGATCTTGCCAAATTTGCAAATTCCCGGCCAGATATAATTACGGCAAAAGGAGACAGATCTAAAATCGAATTTGTAATTAAAGATACTAAAGCTGCAATTCCTGAACCTACTGAAGAGGAGTTATTAAAGGATGAGGAATACAGGCAGGCACAGCTAAGGAAAAAGAAACGCCGTAAGATCATAATGGCTTCCACCGCAGGAGCTGTCATAATTGTAATTGCGATATCAGTAATTATCTCTACACGCGGCTTTACCTACTTAACTCATACTGTATTTGGAAATCCTACGAAAGAGTTGATGGAAGGAGAATGGATAAGCAGTGAATATGGTGATCCTGCAGTTGCTGTAAACACGCCCCGGGTCTTAAAAAGAGGAGAAATAGAGCTTCCTGATGATGTAAAAGCAATGATGGTTGGCAGCGAAACTTTTAAAGATGGTGATCTGGCCGAGGATCTTTACGTTGTTCTTACAACGATGAAATTTAACCAGGGTGCAAAATTTGATCTTGATAAAGCGGTAGAAGGAATTTATACAAATCTTGAGCAACAGGGAGCCAGAAATATCATAGTTAAAGATGAAGAATTTACCACGCTGGAAGGAGTAGAAGGTGTAAAGGTTTTTGGGACTTTAGAAATGGAGCATCCTCGCAAGGAAGGAGAATATATAAGTAAGGAGTATAGTATTCTAAACTTCTCTGTAGGTGGAGGTTTTCAACAGATTACTGTTATTTATGATGAGCAGGACGAGTTTGCTGAAGAAATCGCTGGCAGAATAATTAATTCTGTAGAATTTATAAAATAATATAAGACAATGCTGACAAATTTCACGTTTGAAAATCCCGGGTTTTTCTGGCTTTTGGCGATCCTGCCATTTGTAGCTGCCTGGTATTTCTGGAAGAGGAATAAACAGCAGGCAGAGCTAAGAATTTCGAGTGTAAAAGGATTTAAAACCCGCAAAAGCATTCTTCCCGCCTTAAGACACGGTTTATTTTTGCTGCGTCTACTGGCCCTGGCATTTATAATTGTAGCAATGGCAAGGCCGCGTACTACAGATGTCTCCAGCAGGACTACCTCTACACAGGGGATCGATATAGTCCTTTCCATAGACATTTCTGCAAGTATGCTGGCGCGGGATCTAAAACCAAACCGTCTCGAGGCATTAAAAGAAGTAGCAGCAGAATTTATTGAGGGAAGGCCTACAGACAGAATAGGACTTGTTGTGTATGCTTAAGCGAAAGCTTTACCCTTACCCCTGTAACCAGCGACAAGGCAGTTGTACTTAATGCTCTTGAGGATATTGAATACAACAATGTTCTCGAAACTGGAACAGCAATAGGGATGGGGTTGGCAACATCTGTAAATCGACTAAAAGATAGTAAGGCTAAGAGTAAAGTGATCATCCTCCTTACAGATGGAGTAAATAACGCGGGTTTTATTGATCCTAAAATTGCCAGCGAACTAGCCGTGGAGTACGGCATAAAAGTATATACCATAGGAGTGGGGAGTAATGGAATGGCACTTTCACCCTTGGGAATATTATCAAACGGGCAGTTCCAGTACGGGAATGTACTCAGAGAGATCGATGAGCAGCTTTTGCAGGAAATTGCCCAGGCCACCAATGGTAAATACTTTAGAGCTACCAACAACGAGAAGCTGGAAGAGATCTATGAGGAAATAGATGCCCTTGAGAAAACAGAAATTGAAGAATTTAAGTACTACAACTATGAAGAAAGGTTTAGGCCATTCCTCCTAATTGCAGGACTATTGTTAATAATGGAACTTCTTTTAAGGTTCACAATTTTCAGAAGTTTTATATAGCTGAAAGATTTTCAGCACAAATAGCAGCATAAAGAATGTTCGTTTTAGAAGAAGAAAAATATTTTTGGCTATTGCTCATCATCCCGGTGCTGATGGTTTTTTACGCTTTACTTTTTTATTGGAAAAAGCGGAAACAAAAACAATTTGCCTCCCCCGAAATGCTTAAAAAGCTAAGCCCGGATAAATCCTGGTTTAAACCCGGCCTTAAATTTACCATTATGCTCCTTGCCCTGGCAAGTATGTGTATTGCCCTCGTAAATCCAAAACTTGGCACGGAAATGGAAACGATTACCCGGGAAGGGATAGACATCGTTTTTGCCATTGACGTCTCTAAAAGTATGGAGGCAGAGGATGTTGCACCAAACAGGCTGGAGAAAACCAAGCAGCTGGTAACGCAAATTATAAATAACCTTGCCAGTGACAGGATTGGAATTATCGCCTATGCCGGGAGCGCTTTTCCGCAGTTGCCAATAACGACAGATTACGGATCGGCAAAGATGTTCTTGCAGGCAATGAATACAGATATGGTTTCTTCGCAGGGAACGGCGATAAATGAAGCCATAGAAATGGCGCAAA is part of the Antarcticibacterium sp. 1MA-6-2 genome and harbors:
- a CDS encoding DUF4382 domain-containing protein → MKMFSGKLKLRKFAGLLLAVVALTSFASCSDDDDKMNEDTARLMIRLTDAPGDFESVLIEVKDVRIKRDASAGEEEGWVSLPGVKTGIYDLLELTGGITELLADAEVPAGPLTQIRLVLGENNTVVIDGESQALSTPSAQQSGLKLQVNETLEAGEEYEFLLDFNVDQSIVSAGSAGGYSLKPVIRVTTMEATGTIMGEIQPSLTQSVVKAKNATNEISAYTDANGTFSLNGVPAGTYQITVTPDATTGYEAKTLNNIVVTSGQTTDLETIFFE
- a CDS encoding DUF58 domain-containing protein — its product is MDTKELLKKVRKIEIKTRRLSNNIFGGEYHSSFKGRGMTFSEVREYQFGDDVRNIDWNVTARYNEPFVKVFEEERELTMMLVVDVSGSELFGSREQFKKEVITEIAATLAFSATQNNDKIGLLLFSDQMELFIPPKKGRSHVLRIIRELLEFKPKGKDTNLAEALKYVSNVIKKKAIIFVLSDFLVDDYRQTLKIISGKHDVTGIRVYDEREESIPNVGLVQMLDRESGELIMVNTGSKSVRRSYEAYFKEREDYFRESFSKSGAGMLSTRVGESYVKKLLGYFKTRG
- a CDS encoding DUF4381 domain-containing protein, with the translated sequence MEVVESLAADTSRQDNGYRLIKEYLLTQFDSGSYTIPSQRVLINENPFYTDSLLVEVNDVVVDTTKQKMYAIKPAMEVPSGFSFFPWIWIILAVLVLAALVFFLLRRRKKRQEAAKQLPPYERALFELQQLDESHLLENRQTKEYYSKLTEAVRRYIEDEVHLRAMESTTSELILELEEKMKSGELKLSRQTIDDLKIILQRADLAKFANSRPDIITAKGDRSKIEFVIKDTKAAIPEPTEEELLKDEEYRQAQLRKKKRRKIIMASTAGAVIIVIAISVIISTRGFTYLTHTVFGNPTKELMEGEWISSEYGDPAVAVNTPRVLKRGEIELPDDVKAMMVGSETFKDGDLAEDLYVVLTTMKFNQGAKFDLDKAVEGIYTNLEQQGARNIIVKDEEFTTLEGVEGVKVFGTLEMEHPRKEGEYISKEYSILNFSVGGGFQQITVIYDEQDEFAEEIAGRIINSVEFIK
- a CDS encoding VWA domain-containing protein — protein: MFVLEEEKYFWLLLIIPVLMVFYALLFYWKKRKQKQFASPEMLKKLSPDKSWFKPGLKFTIMLLALASMCIALVNPKLGTEMETITREGIDIVFAIDVSKSMEAEDVAPNRLEKTKQLVTQIINNLASDRIGIIAYAGSAFPQLPITTDYGSAKMFLQAMNTDMVSSQGTAINEAIEMAQTYFNPADPTSKVLVIISDGEDHIGNVDEVAREAAEQGIRIITIGVGTAKGGPIPMKRGGIVQSYKKDQNGETVITRLNEETLSDIAAASKGEYINGNVTAEVTEKMTEFLQDLDKTQFDDRQFAEYQSQFQWFLGLAIILLLVDVFLLERKTAWIKRLNLFNESRNKK